One Spinacia oleracea cultivar Varoflay chromosome 4, BTI_SOV_V1, whole genome shotgun sequence DNA segment encodes these proteins:
- the LOC110778087 gene encoding uncharacterized protein has protein sequence MASFTPWIVVFSLILLFFNSNKFKLTHANELCSSSSGNMTNAIEEQGMKLYPLIDKSKVEKMLMMNETRRKLGSFQICAPCTCCGAKGYCLPSPCCYAINCNIPNRPFGFCSFTPKVCNCFGCHI, from the exons ATGGCAAGTTTTACTCCTTGGATTGTTGTTTTCTCTCTAATATTGCTGTTCTTCAATTCCAACAAATTCAAGCTTACCCAT GCAAATGAATTGTGTTCTTCATCATCTGGGAATATGACAAATGCAATTGAAGAACAGGGGATGAAATTATACCCATTGATTGATAAATCAAAAGTGGAGAAGATGTTGATGATGAATGAAACAAGAAGAAAACTTGGAAGTTTCCAGATTTGTGCACCTTGCACTTGTTGTGGTGCTAAAGGTTATTGCTTACCTTCACCTTGTTGCTATGCTATCAATTGCAACATTCCAAATAGACCCTTTGGATTCTGTTCTTTCACCCCTAAAGTTTGTAATTGCTTTGGATGCCACATTTGA
- the LOC110778088 gene encoding uncharacterized protein isoform X1, which produces MAAKNIAVFSDSKTRRSCICSVFQAASAAILIYVIGSVFILPVYRQDTPKMGLAGSMDLLLGSKCENQCKPRGTESLPQGIVAKNSNLEMRPLWGLPEKSNSSRNLLAVAVGIKQKELVNAMVRKFLFRGFSVMLFHYDGNIDQWKEFRWNDRVIHVSAINQTKWWFAKRFMHPDVVAAYEYVFLWDEDLGVDYFDPLRYVSIVKEEGLEISQPALDGNRSEVHHQITSRGRRGKVHRRTYKHDECDEDSTGPPCTGWIEVMAPVFSRPAWRCVWYMIQNDLIHAWGLDMQLGYCAQGDRTKKIGVVDAEYVIHYGLPTLGEPLGKKPRLHVLDKRVEVRRQSFNEYKVFRRRWDKAVLTDECWTNPYPQPLKPLLR; this is translated from the exons atggcTGCCAAGAAC ATTGCAGTATTTTCTGATTCAAAAACCCGAAGATCATGCATTTGCAGTGTTTTTCAAGCAGCTTCCGCAGCTATCCTAATTTACGTGATAGGAAGTGTTTTTATTTTACCAGTTTACAGACAG GATACTCCGAAAATGGGGTTAGCTGGAAGCATGGACCTATTGTTGGGCAGTAAATGTGAG AATCAGTGCAAACCTCGTGGAACTGAGTCGTTGCCTCAAGGAATTGTGGCAAAGAATTCTAACTTGGAAATGCGACCACTTTGGGGCCTTCCGGAG AAAAGTAACTCATCACGGAATTTGCTGGCAGTTGCTGTTGGAATAAAGCAAAAGGAACTTGTGAATGCAATGGTTAGAAAG TTTCTGTTCAGGGGCTTTTCAGTTATGCTCTTCCATTACGACGGTAATATTGATCAATGGAAGGAGTTTAGGTGGAATGACAGGGTCATACACGTATCTGCAATCAATCAAACTAAGTG GTGGTTTGCAAAGCGGTTCATGCACCCAGATGTAGTTGCTGCCTATGAATATGTTTTTCTCTGGGATGAAGATCTCGGAGTTGACTACTTTGATCCTTTAAG ATACGTGTCTATTGTTAAGGAGGAGGGTCTTGAAATCTCCCAGCCAGCACTTGACGGAAACAGATCAGAGGTGCATCACCAGATCACATCCCGGGGAAGGAGAGGAAAAGTTCACAG GAGAACATATAAGCATGATGAGTGTGATGAAGACAGTACTGGTCCTCCTTGTACCGG GTGGATAGAAGTCATGGCTCCGGTGTTCTCTCGGCCAGCATGGCGTTGTGTATGGTACATGATTCAG AATGACTTGATCCATGCCTGGGGTTTGGACATGCAGCTGGGATATTGTGCACAG GGTGATCGCACCAAAAAGATTGGGGTTGTGGATGCCGAGTATGTGATACACTATGGCCTGCCTACACTAGGCGAGCCGCTAGGGAAAAAG CCTCGACTTCACGTTCTTGACAAGCGTGTTGAA GTGAGAAGACAGTCTTTTAACGAATACAAGGTCTTCAGAAGACGATGGGATAAAGCTGTCTTGACCGATGAATGCTGGACGAATCCTTATCCACAACCATTGAAGCCACTTTTGCGGTAG
- the LOC110778088 gene encoding uncharacterized protein isoform X2, with protein MGLAGSMDLLLGSKCENQCKPRGTESLPQGIVAKNSNLEMRPLWGLPEKSNSSRNLLAVAVGIKQKELVNAMVRKFLFRGFSVMLFHYDGNIDQWKEFRWNDRVIHVSAINQTKWWFAKRFMHPDVVAAYEYVFLWDEDLGVDYFDPLRYVSIVKEEGLEISQPALDGNRSEVHHQITSRGRRGKVHRRTYKHDECDEDSTGPPCTGWIEVMAPVFSRPAWRCVWYMIQNDLIHAWGLDMQLGYCAQGDRTKKIGVVDAEYVIHYGLPTLGEPLGKKPRLHVLDKRVEVRRQSFNEYKVFRRRWDKAVLTDECWTNPYPQPLKPLLR; from the exons ATGGGGTTAGCTGGAAGCATGGACCTATTGTTGGGCAGTAAATGTGAG AATCAGTGCAAACCTCGTGGAACTGAGTCGTTGCCTCAAGGAATTGTGGCAAAGAATTCTAACTTGGAAATGCGACCACTTTGGGGCCTTCCGGAG AAAAGTAACTCATCACGGAATTTGCTGGCAGTTGCTGTTGGAATAAAGCAAAAGGAACTTGTGAATGCAATGGTTAGAAAG TTTCTGTTCAGGGGCTTTTCAGTTATGCTCTTCCATTACGACGGTAATATTGATCAATGGAAGGAGTTTAGGTGGAATGACAGGGTCATACACGTATCTGCAATCAATCAAACTAAGTG GTGGTTTGCAAAGCGGTTCATGCACCCAGATGTAGTTGCTGCCTATGAATATGTTTTTCTCTGGGATGAAGATCTCGGAGTTGACTACTTTGATCCTTTAAG ATACGTGTCTATTGTTAAGGAGGAGGGTCTTGAAATCTCCCAGCCAGCACTTGACGGAAACAGATCAGAGGTGCATCACCAGATCACATCCCGGGGAAGGAGAGGAAAAGTTCACAG GAGAACATATAAGCATGATGAGTGTGATGAAGACAGTACTGGTCCTCCTTGTACCGG GTGGATAGAAGTCATGGCTCCGGTGTTCTCTCGGCCAGCATGGCGTTGTGTATGGTACATGATTCAG AATGACTTGATCCATGCCTGGGGTTTGGACATGCAGCTGGGATATTGTGCACAG GGTGATCGCACCAAAAAGATTGGGGTTGTGGATGCCGAGTATGTGATACACTATGGCCTGCCTACACTAGGCGAGCCGCTAGGGAAAAAG CCTCGACTTCACGTTCTTGACAAGCGTGTTGAA GTGAGAAGACAGTCTTTTAACGAATACAAGGTCTTCAGAAGACGATGGGATAAAGCTGTCTTGACCGATGAATGCTGGACGAATCCTTATCCACAACCATTGAAGCCACTTTTGCGGTAG
- the LOC110778090 gene encoding polygalacturonase-like: protein MTSSNLFLFVLLNFSLLLHPSSSYPSLYPSLDSSFFSPSLLSSLLSSSSSIQRFINVRNFGARNDGKTDSTQAFLHAWNAACGSTNPSILYVPKGEYLLKPLQFEGRCKSSSILFQIDGTLIAPNDYSDLAQSQHWIEFHMIDGLHIKGGALDAKGKHLWNCKMANQNCPSGAKSLSFDNSKNIFIDGLTSIDSQMFHITINACQNINMARITIAADANSPNTDGIHISQSTGVTIKDSIIKTGDDCISIGPNNRDIWIERIHCGPGHGISIGSLGRDKSDEDVTVQNVMVKSVIFTGTTNGLRIKTFSTPVTGRVHDIFFLGARMNNVQNPIIIDQNYCPHNSCPYGQGSGIQINNVVYKGIQGTSASETALIFDCSSKKPCWGLTLQDIKLSYQYKVPRCESKHAYGKIIGFVQPSRCLGH from the exons ATGACTTCTAGTAATCTTTTTCTCTTTGTATTACTCAAtttctctcttctccttcaCCCTTCCTCCTCGTATCCGTCTCTGTATCCGTCTCTCgattcttctttcttttcccCTTCTTTGTTATCGTCGTTGTTGTCGTCGTCGTCATCCATACAAAGATTTATAAATGTAAGAAACTTTGGTGCAAGAAATGATGGGAAAACGGATTCAACTCAAGCATTTCTCCATGCTTGGAATGCTGCATGTGGTTCAACAAATCCTTCGATATTATACGTACCAAAAGGGGAGTATTTGTTAAAACCATTGCAATTTGAAGGAAGATGTAAAAGTTCATCGATTTTGTTTCAAATTGATGGAACCCTAATTGCTCCTAATGATTATAGTGATTTAGCTCAATCTCAACATTGGATTGAGTTTCATATGATTGATGGACTTCATATTAAGGGTGGGGCCCTTGATGCTAAGGGTAAGCATTTGTGGAATTGCAAGATGGCTAATCAAAATTGTCCTAGTGGGGCCAAG TCCTTGAGTTTTGACAACTCGAAGAACATATTTATTGATGGTTTGACATCAATCGATAGCCAAATGTTTCACATTACGATTAATGCATGCCAAAATATAAATATGGCAAGGATTACAATTGCGGCGGATGCTAATAGCCCTAATACTGATGGTATCCATATATCGCAATCGACTGGAGTTACGATTAAGGATTCGATTATTAAAACGGGTGATGATTGTATTTCAATCGGTCCAAATAATCGAGATATTTGGATCGAAAGAATACATTGCGGGCCGGGTCATGGTATTAG TATAGGGAGTCTTGGACGTGATAAATCGGATGAAGATGTAACGGTCCAAAATGTGATGGTGAAATCAGTAATATTTACAGGTACTACAAATGGGCTAAGAATTAAGACATTCTCAACTCCAGTTACAGGAAGAGTTCATGACATATTTTTCTTGGGGGCCCGAATGAATAACgtccaaaacccgattatcATTGATCAGAATTACTGCCCACATAATAGTTGCCCTTATGGACAG GGTTCCGGAATACAAATTAATAACGTTGTATACAAGGGTATTCAAGGAACTTCAGCTTCAGAAACGGCATTGATCTTCGATTGTAGTTCAAAGAAGCCATGTTGGGGATTGACATTGCAAGATATTAAGCTATCATATCAATATAAGGTTCCTCGTTGTGAATCTAAACATGCTTATGGGAAAATTATTGGGTTTGTGCAACCTTCTCGATGTTTAGGACACTAA